A stretch of Bradyrhizobium diazoefficiens DNA encodes these proteins:
- a CDS encoding MAPEG family protein encodes MYHLTALVTLLAILFFFFTCMNVSRSRTRTGVKVPAMSGHPDFERAFRIQMNTLEWMPIFLPSLWLFAIYISDAIAAGIGAVWIVGRIVYFIGYSQAAAKRGPGFAIQGIAAIALWAGALGAVVLRLV; translated from the coding sequence ATGTACCATTTGACCGCACTCGTCACGCTGCTCGCCATCCTGTTCTTCTTCTTCACATGCATGAACGTCTCGCGGTCGCGGACCAGGACCGGCGTCAAGGTGCCGGCGATGTCGGGGCATCCAGATTTCGAGCGTGCCTTCCGCATCCAGATGAACACGCTGGAATGGATGCCGATCTTCCTGCCGTCGCTGTGGTTGTTTGCGATCTATATCAGCGACGCCATCGCGGCCGGCATCGGCGCGGTCTGGATCGTCGGCCGCATCGTCTATTTCATCGGCTATTCGCAAGCCGCCGCCAAGCGCGGCCCAGGTTTTGCGATCCAGGGCATCGCCGCGATTGCACTGTGGGCGGGGGCGCTGGGGGCTGTGGTGCTAAGGTTGGTGTGA